The following coding sequences are from one Megamonas funiformis window:
- a CDS encoding zinc-binding alcohol dehydrogenase family protein, protein MKAAVVYGINDLRLEEIEKPQIERDDQILVKIKAVGICGSDIHILHGANPFATYPRIMGHKMVGEVEAVGDNVKNIAIGDHIVVEPITYCGKCYACRKGMPNVCQQLKVSGVHVDGGMREYIVIAEKQAHKIKKDIPWTTAVLAEPYTIAGNVTTRTNISAGDKVVIQGAGPIGITILRMAKVKGATVLVTDMVDEKLAFAKENGADMVVNPSKENLIEAVKTWTDGEMANVVIDAACTPKTFEICFDLVSIAGTIGVLGMDEKPSNIPQIHFMKKQLTVVGSRLQAYQFAPVIRLMEAGYLKDDALVTHKFKFSDIKEAFKLIEENPEKVKKAVLIFE, encoded by the coding sequence ATGAAAGCAGCAGTTGTTTATGGTATAAATGATTTAAGATTAGAAGAAATAGAGAAACCACAAATTGAAAGAGATGATCAAATTTTAGTAAAAATAAAAGCAGTAGGAATATGTGGCTCAGATATACATATACTTCATGGTGCAAATCCATTTGCTACTTATCCGAGAATTATGGGGCATAAAATGGTCGGAGAAGTGGAAGCAGTAGGTGATAATGTTAAAAATATAGCGATTGGCGATCATATTGTAGTAGAACCGATTACTTACTGTGGAAAATGTTATGCTTGTAGAAAAGGAATGCCTAATGTTTGCCAACAATTAAAGGTATCGGGAGTTCATGTAGATGGTGGTATGAGGGAATATATAGTAATTGCTGAAAAACAGGCGCATAAAATAAAAAAAGATATTCCATGGACTACAGCTGTTTTAGCAGAGCCATATACGATTGCAGGAAATGTAACAACAAGAACAAATATTAGTGCAGGAGATAAAGTCGTTATACAAGGTGCAGGTCCTATTGGAATTACTATATTACGTATGGCAAAAGTAAAGGGAGCAACAGTTTTAGTTACTGATATGGTTGATGAAAAATTAGCTTTTGCTAAAGAAAATGGTGCTGATATGGTGGTAAATCCAAGTAAAGAAAATTTAATTGAGGCTGTAAAAACATGGACTGATGGAGAAATGGCTAATGTGGTAATTGATGCAGCTTGTACACCTAAAACTTTTGAAATATGTTTTGATTTAGTTTCCATTGCAGGAACAATTGGTGTATTAGGAATGGATGAAAAGCCATCAAACATACCACAAATTCATTTTATGAAAAAACAATTAACAGTAGTTGGTTCAAGATTACAGGCTTATCAGTTTGCTCCAGTAATTAGATTAATGGAAGCTGGCTATTTGAAAGATGATGCACTTGTTACACATAAATTTAAATTTTCAGATATTAAAGAAGCTTTTAAATTAATAGAAGAAAATCCAGAAAAAGTAAAAAAAGCAGTACTTATTTTCGAATAA
- a CDS encoding MFS transporter, producing the protein MNDIAKKRKIIMILLFACGVINYLDRSALSISAGHIAGEFALSSSEMGIIFSAFSVGYALFNLVGGMAADKFGPKDTLLVAVIVWSLFSGALIFAVGFLSILIIRIIFGMAEGPLSTTMNKTIDLWYPDNKKTSVMGICSSGTPLGAAISGPIVGYITLNVGWRESFIVITLIGLVWALIWYKMVDKKPAKVSEEFNQKAEEKISTTKIRVTLRKGFYLKRPTIIFTALAFFAYNYILFFFLTWFPSYLQKGLGIGLEEVSLISVIPWTFGFVAIAIGGIISDKITDSREWKDPLTPKRLVLGICLLISGGAVIVAANTTNFILIIAMITVSVFALYFTGGIYWGVVNDIVDSSNVGSIGGAMHAVGNCAGILGPAITGFIVQATDSFIPAFILAGTIGVLGALGALINVKKLNISESEIALNKK; encoded by the coding sequence ATGAATGATATAGCAAAAAAACGAAAAATAATAATGATTTTATTATTTGCTTGTGGTGTAATCAATTATTTAGACCGTTCAGCACTTTCAATATCAGCAGGACATATTGCTGGAGAATTTGCGTTATCTAGTTCAGAAATGGGTATAATTTTTTCAGCTTTTTCCGTAGGTTATGCGTTATTTAATTTGGTTGGTGGTATGGCAGCTGATAAATTTGGACCAAAAGATACTTTATTAGTAGCTGTAATAGTTTGGTCATTGTTTAGTGGTGCACTCATTTTTGCTGTAGGGTTTTTAAGCATTTTAATTATTAGAATAATTTTTGGTATGGCAGAAGGTCCATTATCAACAACAATGAATAAAACTATTGATTTATGGTATCCTGACAATAAAAAAACATCTGTAATGGGAATTTGTTCTAGTGGTACTCCACTAGGAGCTGCTATTTCTGGACCAATTGTTGGTTATATTACTTTAAATGTGGGTTGGAGAGAATCTTTTATTGTAATAACTTTAATTGGTTTAGTTTGGGCTTTAATCTGGTATAAAATGGTTGATAAAAAACCTGCTAAAGTATCAGAAGAATTTAATCAAAAAGCAGAAGAAAAAATTTCTACCACTAAAATCAGAGTAACTTTAAGAAAAGGTTTTTATTTAAAAAGACCTACTATCATTTTTACTGCTTTAGCTTTTTTCGCCTATAATTATATTTTATTTTTCTTTTTAACATGGTTTCCATCTTATTTACAAAAAGGTTTAGGTATAGGTCTGGAAGAAGTGAGTTTAATTAGTGTAATTCCATGGACTTTTGGTTTTGTAGCTATTGCAATTGGAGGAATTATATCTGATAAAATTACTGATTCTAGAGAGTGGAAAGATCCATTAACTCCAAAACGATTGGTCTTAGGTATTTGTTTACTTATATCTGGAGGTGCTGTTATTGTAGCAGCAAATACAACTAATTTTATTTTGATTATAGCAATGATTACTGTATCAGTATTTGCTTTATATTTTACTGGTGGTATTTATTGGGGTGTAGTAAATGATATTGTAGATAGTAGTAATGTGGGGTCTATTGGTGGAGCAATGCATGCTGTAGGTAATTGCGCCGGTATTTTAGGTCCTGCTATTACAGGTTTTATTGTTCAGGCAACTGATTCATTTATACCTGCATTTATTTTAGCCGGAACGATTGGAGTTCTAGGTGCTTTAGGTGCGTTAATTAATGTTAAAAAATTGAATATTAGTGAATCAGAAATTGCATTGAATAAAAAATAA
- a CDS encoding mannitol dehydrogenase family protein, translating into MYFNEECLTSQELVNKTNIKLPLFNRRQVKENTKKNPKWIHFGPGNIFRAFIANLQQSLLDRGEDDCGIIAVAPNNSEIIDKIYRPHDNLSLLVTMNADGSNEKKIIASITESLTCDMQNKVDWERIESICIAGSLQIMSFTITEKGYKLKKDNGEYLESVKQDLQMGPSQVKSFMGKITSLLYKRYLNGAKPVSLVSMDNCSHNGIVLHDAILDIAKIWIDRNLVKREFQQYLEKNITYPCTMIDKITPYPSEKIQEELKQDGFNDMDFVVSSRGSKYAPFVNAEKTEYLVVEDSFINGRPALEKTGVIFTDRATVDKVEKMKVCTCLNPLHTALAIFGCLLGYTSISSEMNSPLLRKLVEKIGYDEGMKVVIDPGVILPKEFIEKCINERFPNSAIPDTPQRIACDTSQKVAIRFGETIKAYMKSNTLKSEDLVYIPLTIAAWCRYLLGIDDKGNEFSISPDPLLEVLQSKLGNINLGDKINVHNILEDILSDSKIFGVNLYDAGIGEKIEGYFLEMISKKNGVEITLNKYLK; encoded by the coding sequence ATGTATTTTAATGAAGAATGTTTAACGTCACAAGAATTAGTAAATAAAACAAATATAAAATTACCTTTATTTAATAGAAGACAAGTTAAAGAAAATACTAAAAAAAATCCTAAATGGATTCATTTTGGACCAGGAAATATTTTTCGTGCTTTTATAGCTAATTTACAACAATCCTTATTAGATAGGGGAGAAGATGATTGTGGTATTATCGCAGTAGCACCAAATAATAGTGAAATAATAGATAAAATATATCGACCACATGATAATTTAAGCTTATTAGTGACTATGAATGCTGATGGAAGTAATGAAAAAAAGATTATTGCTAGTATTACTGAAAGTTTAACTTGCGATATGCAAAATAAAGTGGATTGGGAAAGGATAGAGAGTATTTGTATAGCAGGAAGTTTACAAATAATGAGTTTTACAATTACTGAAAAAGGTTATAAGTTAAAAAAAGATAATGGGGAATATCTAGAGTCTGTAAAACAAGATTTACAAATGGGACCAAGCCAAGTAAAAAGTTTTATGGGGAAGATTACTTCATTATTGTATAAGCGCTATTTAAATGGAGCAAAACCAGTATCTTTAGTTAGTATGGATAACTGTTCACATAATGGGATAGTATTGCATGATGCAATATTAGATATTGCTAAAATTTGGATAGATAGAAATTTAGTAAAAAGAGAATTTCAACAATATCTTGAAAAAAATATAACATATCCATGTACAATGATTGATAAAATCACACCATATCCTTCAGAAAAAATACAAGAAGAATTGAAACAAGATGGTTTTAATGATATGGATTTTGTTGTTAGTAGCAGAGGAAGCAAATATGCACCATTTGTAAATGCAGAGAAAACAGAATATCTTGTTGTTGAAGATTCTTTTATTAATGGTCGTCCAGCATTAGAAAAAACAGGTGTGATTTTTACTGATCGAGCTACAGTAGATAAAGTGGAAAAAATGAAAGTATGTACTTGCTTAAATCCCTTACATACAGCATTGGCTATTTTTGGCTGTTTATTAGGTTATACCTCTATTTCTAGTGAGATGAATAGTCCATTATTAAGAAAATTAGTAGAAAAAATTGGTTATGATGAAGGTATGAAAGTAGTAATAGATCCAGGTGTAATTTTACCAAAAGAATTTATTGAAAAGTGTATAAATGAACGTTTTCCTAATTCAGCAATTCCAGATACACCACAACGTATAGCTTGTGATACATCACAAAAAGTAGCTATTCGTTTTGGCGAAACAATTAAAGCATATATGAAATCTAATACTTTAAAATCAGAAGATTTAGTATATATACCATTGACAATAGCTGCTTGGTGTAGATATTTATTAGGAATAGATGATAAAGGAAATGAATTTTCTATAAGCCCTGATCCATTATTAGAAGTACTACAAAGTAAATTAGGAAATATAAATTTGGGAGATAAAATAAATGTCCATAATATATTAGAAGATATATTAAGTGATAGTAAAATTTTTGGTGTAAATTTATATGATGCTGGTATTGGAGAAAAAATAGAAGGATATTTTCTTGAAATGATTTCTAAAAAAAATGGAGTAGAAATTACTTTAAATAAATATTTAAAATAG
- the argH gene encoding argininosuccinate lyase yields MAEQMWGGRFAKSTDEMINEFQASINFDKRMYHEDIAGSIAHATMLCKVGILTEEDKNNIISGLKNILAKIEQGDFNFSVDLEDIHMNIEKRLTEAIGEAGGRLHTARSRNDQVALDTHMYVRRETVEVINLIKELQTALTETATKYKDVIMPGYTHLQRAQPILFSHHMMAYFSMLSRDFSRFKGVYERCDIMPLGAGALAGTTFPIDREFVAKQLNFDAIYANSLDAVSDRDYIMEFLSAASILMIHLSRISEEIIFWCSREFSFVELDDAHCTGSSMMPQKKNPDVSELVRGKTGRVIGHLMAMLTTVKGLPLAYNKDLQEDKEGLFDAIDTIKFSLAVYAQLIRGMKVRKDVMLKAVREDFSNATDLADYLVKKGMPFRKAHSVSGHAVHYCIENNKWLEDLTMDEFKQMSDLFEEDIYEAIAPETCVKNRNSYGGTSYSQVDMQLALADKILAQEQAQLDIYKDKQIKL; encoded by the coding sequence ATGGCTGAACAAATGTGGGGCGGTAGATTCGCCAAATCTACAGATGAAATGATCAATGAATTTCAGGCTTCTATTAACTTTGACAAACGCATGTATCATGAAGATATAGCTGGTAGCATAGCTCATGCTACCATGCTTTGCAAAGTTGGTATCTTGACTGAAGAAGATAAAAATAATATCATCTCCGGCTTAAAAAATATTTTAGCTAAAATTGAACAAGGTGATTTTAATTTTTCTGTTGACCTTGAAGATATTCACATGAATATTGAAAAACGTCTTACAGAAGCTATCGGTGAAGCTGGCGGTCGTCTTCACACTGCTAGAAGCCGTAATGACCAAGTAGCACTTGATACCCATATGTATGTACGTCGTGAAACAGTTGAAGTTATTAATTTAATCAAAGAATTACAGACTGCTTTAACTGAAACAGCTACAAAATACAAAGATGTAATCATGCCTGGTTATACTCACCTTCAACGTGCACAGCCTATTTTATTCTCTCATCATATGATGGCATATTTCTCCATGCTCAGCCGTGACTTCTCCCGTTTCAAAGGTGTTTATGAACGCTGTGATATTATGCCACTTGGTGCTGGTGCTCTTGCTGGTACAACTTTCCCTATTGATCGTGAATTCGTTGCTAAACAGCTCAATTTTGATGCTATTTATGCAAACAGCTTAGATGCTGTAAGTGATAGAGATTACATCATGGAATTTTTATCCGCAGCTTCTATTCTCATGATTCACTTAAGCCGTATCAGCGAAGAAATCATCTTCTGGTGCTCTCGTGAATTCTCTTTCGTAGAATTAGATGATGCTCATTGCACTGGTTCTAGTATGATGCCACAGAAAAAAAATCCTGACGTATCCGAACTTGTTCGCGGTAAAACAGGTCGTGTAATTGGTCATTTAATGGCTATGCTCACAACTGTAAAAGGCTTACCTCTTGCTTATAATAAAGATTTACAAGAAGATAAAGAAGGTTTATTTGACGCTATTGATACTATCAAATTCAGCCTTGCTGTATATGCTCAATTAATCCGTGGCATGAAAGTTAGAAAAGATGTAATGCTTAAAGCTGTTCGTGAAGACTTCTCTAATGCTACTGACCTTGCTGATTATCTTGTAAAAAAAGGTATGCCATTTAGAAAAGCTCATAGTGTATCTGGTCATGCTGTTCATTACTGCATTGAAAATAACAAATGGCTTGAAGATTTAACTATGGACGAATTCAAACAGATGTCTGATTTATTTGAAGAAGATATCTATGAAGCTATTGCACCAGAAACTTGCGTTAAAAACCGCAATTCCTATGGTGGAACATCTTATAGCCAAGTAGATATGCAACTTGCTCTTGCTGATAAAATCTTAGCTCAAGAACAAGCTCAATTAGATATCTACAAAGATAAACAAATTAAACTTTAA
- a CDS encoding argininosuccinate synthase, which produces MENIKKVVLAYSGGLDTSVIIPWLKENYNGCEVIAVCADIGQGDELNVVHDKALKSGASKVYIEHLTEDFVENYVFPTLKASAVYEGKYLLGTSFARPLIAKRLVEIAKEEGADAIAHGATGKGNDQVRFELSVKALAPNIKLIAPWREWELRSREQEIAYAEKHGIPIAIENKTYSMDRNIWHLSHEGSDLEDPWNAPKNSMYLISKAPENAPDEAEYVTIDFEKGIPVAVNGEKLAPVALLEKLNEIGAKNGVGITDIVENRLVGMKSRGVYENPGGAILYAAHQELEYLCLDRQTLHYKETVAIKYAELVYDGMWFSQLREALAAFVDATQETVTGTVKLKLYKGNICPAGAKSPYSLYSQEFVTFEEDDVYNQADATGFINLFGLPLKVRALMKEQAGLK; this is translated from the coding sequence ATGGAAAATATTAAAAAAGTAGTCCTTGCTTACTCTGGTGGTCTTGATACTTCCGTTATCATTCCATGGCTCAAAGAAAACTATAATGGTTGCGAAGTTATCGCTGTTTGTGCTGATATCGGACAGGGTGACGAATTAAATGTTGTTCATGACAAAGCTTTAAAATCTGGTGCTTCTAAAGTTTATATTGAACATTTAACAGAAGACTTCGTAGAAAACTATGTATTCCCAACTTTAAAAGCTAGCGCTGTTTATGAAGGTAAATATCTTTTAGGTACTTCCTTTGCTCGTCCACTCATCGCAAAACGCCTTGTTGAAATCGCTAAAGAAGAAGGCGCTGATGCTATTGCTCATGGTGCTACTGGTAAAGGTAATGACCAGGTTCGTTTCGAACTTTCTGTAAAAGCTCTTGCTCCAAACATCAAATTAATCGCTCCATGGCGTGAATGGGAACTTCGTTCTCGTGAACAAGAAATTGCTTATGCTGAAAAACATGGTATTCCAATCGCTATAGAAAACAAAACTTATTCCATGGATAGAAATATCTGGCACTTAAGCCATGAAGGTTCTGACCTTGAAGATCCTTGGAACGCTCCAAAAAATAGCATGTACTTAATCAGTAAAGCTCCTGAAAATGCTCCTGATGAAGCCGAATATGTAACAATTGACTTTGAAAAAGGTATTCCTGTTGCTGTAAACGGCGAAAAACTTGCTCCTGTTGCACTTCTTGAAAAATTAAATGAAATTGGTGCTAAAAATGGTGTAGGTATCACAGATATCGTAGAAAACCGTCTTGTTGGTATGAAATCCCGTGGTGTATATGAAAACCCAGGCGGAGCTATCTTATATGCTGCTCATCAAGAACTTGAATATCTTTGCCTTGACCGTCAAACTCTTCATTACAAAGAAACAGTTGCTATCAAATATGCTGAACTCGTTTATGATGGTATGTGGTTCTCCCAACTTCGTGAAGCTCTTGCAGCATTCGTTGATGCAACTCAAGAAACAGTTACTGGTACTGTTAAACTTAAACTTTATAAAGGTAATATTTGCCCAGCTGGTGCAAAATCTCCATACTCCCTCTACAGCCAAGAATTCGTAACATTTGAAGAAGACGATGTTTACAACCAAGCAGATGCTACTGGATTCATCAATCTCTTTGGTCTTCCACTCAAAGTTCGTGCATTAATGAAAGAACAAGCAGGTTTAAAATAA
- the argF gene encoding ornithine carbamoyltransferase, with product MLKGKDLLSIHDLTSDEVMEILNLAHELKAKQKAGIEHHILKGKTLGMIFEKSSTRTRVSFEVGMYQLGGQALFLSNRDLQIGRGEPIKDTARVLSRYLDGVMIRTFGHEIVEEFAQYASIPVINALTDLLHPCQALTDLLTAQEHKGKDLKGLKMAYIGDGNNMTHSLMYACAKVGMNFASASPKGYEPNAQVVANAKLDAAQSGSTIEILNDPFEAAKDADILYTDVWASMGQEAEHDERVKIFKDYQINNELLSVADKRAIVMHCLPAHRGEEIAEDVLEKNANVIFDEAENRLHTQKAIMALLMG from the coding sequence ATGCTAAAAGGCAAAGATTTATTATCTATACATGATTTAACTTCTGATGAAGTTATGGAAATTTTAAATTTAGCTCATGAATTAAAAGCTAAACAAAAAGCTGGTATTGAACATCACATTTTAAAAGGTAAAACTCTCGGTATGATTTTTGAAAAATCTTCTACTCGTACTCGTGTTTCCTTTGAAGTTGGTATGTATCAATTAGGCGGACAAGCATTATTCTTATCCAACCGTGACCTTCAAATCGGTCGTGGCGAACCAATTAAAGATACTGCTCGTGTTCTTTCTCGTTATCTTGATGGTGTAATGATTCGTACTTTCGGTCATGAGATTGTTGAAGAATTTGCTCAATATGCTAGCATTCCTGTAATCAACGCACTCACAGACTTACTTCACCCTTGCCAAGCACTCACAGACCTTTTAACTGCTCAAGAACATAAAGGCAAAGATTTAAAAGGCTTGAAAATGGCTTATATTGGCGATGGTAACAATATGACTCATTCCTTAATGTATGCTTGTGCTAAAGTTGGTATGAACTTTGCTAGTGCTAGTCCAAAAGGCTATGAACCAAATGCTCAAGTAGTAGCTAATGCTAAACTTGATGCTGCACAATCTGGTTCTACTATTGAAATCTTAAATGACCCATTTGAAGCTGCTAAAGATGCAGATATTTTATATACTGATGTTTGGGCAAGCATGGGACAAGAAGCTGAACATGATGAACGTGTAAAAATCTTCAAAGATTATCAAATCAATAATGAACTTCTCAGCGTAGCTGATAAACGCGCTATTGTAATGCATTGTCTTCCTGCTCATCGCGGTGAAGAAATCGCTGAAGATGTTCTTGAAAAGAATGCAAATGTTATTTTTGATGAAGCAGAAAATCGTCTTCACACACAAAAAGCAATTATGGCTCTTTTAATGGGCTGA
- a CDS encoding aspartate aminotransferase family protein, giving the protein MLTNEEIFAKDKSDYLPVFARYNIVLDHGDGPYVYDTKGKKYIDFLAGIAVNVVGHNYKPLVDAVSQQASKMIHCSNLYYTEVQVEAAEKLKKLSGMDKVFFGNSGAEANEGAIKLARKYATNIDPEKIQIISALHSFHGRTLATLTATGQDHYHHGFGPLPAGFDYVPYNDIQALEAKMSDKTCAVMLEAIQGEGGVHVPDPDYLPKVRALCDKYNAVLIFDEVQCGMGRTGTFFGCQQFGVKPDIVTLAKGLAGGVPIGAFMATDKVASAFHAGDHGSTFGGNPLACAAACVVLDALIDGNLMENAKEIGAYLQSKFEEYKAKYPNLIKEVRGRGLILGMELTRPGREIANECLDYGAIINCTAGNVLRFVPPLNITKAHVDELISVLDKVLPKYA; this is encoded by the coding sequence ATGTTAACTAATGAAGAAATATTCGCCAAAGACAAAAGCGATTATTTGCCTGTCTTTGCTCGTTATAATATAGTTTTAGACCATGGCGATGGTCCATATGTTTATGATACAAAAGGTAAAAAATATATCGACTTTTTAGCTGGCATTGCCGTAAATGTAGTTGGTCATAATTATAAACCACTCGTTGATGCAGTTTCTCAACAAGCTAGCAAAATGATACATTGCTCCAACCTTTATTACACTGAAGTTCAAGTTGAAGCAGCAGAAAAACTCAAAAAATTAAGTGGCATGGATAAAGTCTTCTTCGGAAATTCCGGTGCAGAAGCTAATGAAGGTGCTATCAAACTTGCTCGTAAATACGCAACTAATATTGACCCTGAAAAAATTCAAATAATCTCTGCGCTTCATAGTTTCCATGGACGTACACTTGCTACATTGACTGCTACAGGTCAAGATCATTATCATCATGGCTTTGGTCCATTACCTGCTGGTTTTGACTATGTACCATACAATGATATTCAAGCACTTGAAGCAAAAATGAGTGATAAAACTTGTGCTGTAATGCTTGAAGCTATCCAAGGTGAAGGTGGCGTTCATGTTCCTGATCCAGATTATTTACCAAAAGTACGTGCTTTATGCGACAAATACAATGCCGTTTTAATCTTCGATGAAGTTCAATGCGGTATGGGTCGTACTGGTACATTCTTTGGTTGTCAACAATTTGGTGTAAAACCAGATATTGTAACACTCGCTAAAGGCTTAGCTGGTGGTGTACCAATCGGTGCTTTCATGGCTACAGACAAAGTTGCTAGTGCCTTCCACGCTGGAGACCATGGTTCTACATTCGGTGGTAATCCTCTTGCTTGTGCAGCTGCTTGCGTTGTTTTAGACGCTTTAATTGATGGTAATCTCATGGAAAATGCCAAAGAAATCGGTGCTTATCTTCAATCTAAATTTGAAGAATACAAAGCAAAATATCCAAATTTAATCAAAGAAGTTCGTGGACGTGGTTTAATTTTAGGCATGGAACTTACTCGTCCTGGCCGTGAAATTGCCAACGAATGTTTAGATTATGGTGCAATCATCAACTGCACTGCTGGCAATGTACTTCGCTTTGTACCACCACTTAATATAACAAAAGCTCATGTTGACGAATTAATTTCTGTTTTAGATAAAGTATTACCAAAATACGCTTAA
- the argB gene encoding acetylglutamate kinase codes for MSNLNNFSAEDKASILVEALPYIQEFYGKTIVIKYGGNAMINDTLKEQVMKDIVLMKYVGIRPVIVHGGGPDITSFLKKFGKVTEFVSGLRVTDKETVQIAEMVLAGKINSEIVNRLNRLGIRAVGLSGKDSDLIIAHKKLAEVHNGTDAVEQVDIGYVGEVEKINTALINDLLDNDYVPVIAPIGAGHADESFNINADYVAAEVAGALQAEKLLLLTDTKGIYRDFEDKSSFISTLTQSEAKKLINDGSIGGGMIPKVEACLHALDSGTGKACIIDGREAHSLILELFTSQGIGTEVVR; via the coding sequence ATGAGTAATTTAAATAATTTTTCCGCAGAAGATAAGGCTTCTATTCTAGTAGAAGCCCTTCCATATATTCAAGAATTCTACGGCAAAACCATCGTTATCAAATACGGTGGTAATGCCATGATAAACGATACTTTAAAAGAACAAGTAATGAAAGATATCGTACTTATGAAATATGTTGGTATTCGCCCTGTAATCGTTCATGGTGGCGGTCCTGATATCACATCTTTCTTAAAAAAATTCGGCAAAGTAACTGAATTTGTAAGCGGTCTTCGCGTTACTGATAAAGAAACTGTGCAAATCGCTGAAATGGTACTTGCTGGTAAAATCAATTCTGAAATCGTAAATCGTTTAAATCGCCTCGGCATTCGTGCTGTTGGTTTAAGTGGTAAAGATTCAGATTTAATCATCGCTCATAAAAAATTAGCAGAAGTACATAATGGTACAGACGCTGTTGAACAAGTAGATATCGGTTATGTTGGTGAAGTAGAAAAAATCAATACAGCTTTAATCAATGATTTACTAGATAATGATTATGTTCCTGTAATCGCTCCAATCGGTGCAGGTCATGCAGATGAATCATTTAATATCAATGCTGATTATGTAGCTGCTGAAGTTGCTGGTGCACTTCAAGCTGAAAAACTTTTACTCTTAACTGATACTAAAGGAATTTATCGTGATTTTGAAGATAAATCTTCCTTTATTTCTACACTCACTCAAAGCGAAGCTAAAAAACTCATCAATGATGGCAGTATCGGCGGTGGCATGATACCAAAAGTAGAAGCATGTCTTCATGCTCTTGATAGCGGTACTGGCAAAGCTTGTATCATTGATGGTCGCGAAGCTCATTCTTTAATTCTCGAATTATTTACTTCTCAAGGTATCGGTACAGAAGTAGTTCGTTAA